Proteins co-encoded in one Flavivirga eckloniae genomic window:
- a CDS encoding SusC/RagA family TonB-linked outer membrane protein: MNLKTKLTLITILFFNIVLIAQSGTVIKGTVVSATDNLPIPGVNVVIVNTSTGTSTDFDGKYQLRASSGDVLQFSYIGYETQNVPVGDQETINISLVEDISKLEEIVVVAYGDQKQKNVTSALTKVSSKDIKDFSVSRVEDALQGKVAGLRIQVVASEAGGDPKITLRGPGSITGSSSPLIVVDGVVLGTDPDILATIDNNNIESLSVLKDASSVAIYGSRGANGVILVTLKKGVIGKTKFSYNSFTGYKYANKNKNFNRSIAQERARLDGLQGTVDAISLDSPNYDRVIGDYNTAYAELEAMDFLAGLGGGEKNWQDEVFIGGVIQSHSFAARGGSELTNYTASLGYLEDEGIAIKDNFKKYNARIKVDSKSKNKKIKFGANLRVNYNDQDRLPARFTDPLRQYGHVPLRLNEEHLKYVTQFSTDVGTSTDAGKLFENLGVGSYGFSRAFDHVFTVSPDDQRRIARDPSTGLPLVSDLTSGGLTLSTTKNVHPLVHFLERSRTKKKLALNASSYFDVELAKGLNFRQTISGVFRHNKTNEADFLFGQENREQESYRLERRDEVNQYAFESILKYKKDFGKHNFNTVLGFEYTQRDFYRQESEAVGFTDDFNNNISIADGGTTFTNNGTDKLVSYFGRLDYNYDEKYLFQVSARTDGSTRFGSNTRFGFFPAASVGWVVTNEDFLPANEIVTFLKLRASYGISGSNEISNNIFDSLYRFEETFSTIGYNGGTGVKGVTLANQNLGWEKLIEFNPGLDVTFGRGVLSLKADYYTRTSEDLILFAPVAATYGTDNWLQNIGEVKNEGIELELSSRIFANENASWRASGQFSLNRNEVVSLGNNQQIISRIDQDTRPTEFIARVGQPITSFYGWVYEKEIPLEWVDNPFNRFNNDFADVYVKDLNNDGVIDDEDRTELGSPYPDFVWGFNSDFTFREFDFSFQWQGSHGAEVRVADLDQLYFASESAVNEVSNFPDRDLTVHRRFTNDHIQDASYVTLRNVTLGYTLPELVTSKLNIDRLRLYMTGENLLFFTAKGYEGFNPDAAGQTSDNANTPLTAGYQRGDGPVVRTISAGINLQF, encoded by the coding sequence ATGAATTTAAAAACTAAACTAACTCTAATAACAATATTGTTTTTCAATATTGTATTAATTGCACAGAGTGGAACGGTTATAAAAGGAACGGTTGTGTCTGCAACAGATAACCTTCCCATTCCCGGTGTAAATGTTGTTATAGTGAACACGTCCACAGGGACATCCACAGATTTTGATGGTAAATATCAATTAAGAGCGAGCAGTGGGGATGTGTTGCAATTCTCATATATAGGTTATGAAACTCAAAATGTTCCTGTAGGCGATCAAGAGACGATTAATATCTCTCTTGTAGAAGATATATCCAAACTGGAAGAGATTGTGGTTGTTGCCTATGGAGATCAAAAGCAAAAAAATGTTACCAGTGCATTAACAAAGGTTTCATCTAAAGATATTAAGGACTTTTCTGTATCGAGGGTGGAAGATGCACTTCAAGGAAAAGTAGCTGGTTTAAGAATTCAGGTGGTCGCATCTGAAGCAGGTGGTGATCCTAAAATTACATTAAGAGGTCCGGGATCTATTACTGGTTCATCATCACCTTTAATTGTTGTCGATGGGGTTGTATTAGGAACCGATCCTGATATTTTAGCTACTATTGATAATAACAACATTGAATCTTTAAGTGTTTTAAAAGATGCTTCATCGGTAGCAATATACGGTTCTCGTGGTGCTAACGGTGTCATTTTAGTTACACTTAAAAAAGGTGTTATTGGTAAAACAAAGTTTTCTTATAACTCATTTACAGGATACAAATACGCCAACAAAAACAAAAACTTTAATAGATCTATCGCTCAGGAAAGAGCCAGGTTAGATGGATTGCAGGGTACCGTTGATGCCATTTCACTTGATAGTCCAAACTACGATAGAGTAATCGGTGACTACAACACGGCTTATGCAGAGCTTGAAGCTATGGATTTTTTAGCTGGTTTAGGAGGCGGAGAAAAAAACTGGCAAGATGAAGTTTTCATTGGTGGTGTTATACAAAGTCACTCTTTTGCAGCAAGAGGAGGATCGGAGCTAACCAATTATACAGCGTCTTTAGGATATCTTGAAGATGAAGGTATTGCAATAAAAGATAATTTTAAAAAATATAATGCCAGAATAAAGGTTGACAGTAAATCGAAAAACAAGAAAATCAAGTTTGGAGCAAATTTACGTGTTAATTACAACGATCAAGATAGATTGCCTGCGAGATTTACTGATCCATTAAGACAATATGGGCATGTGCCGTTACGCTTAAACGAAGAGCACTTAAAATATGTAACTCAGTTTTCTACAGATGTTGGTACTTCAACAGATGCAGGAAAATTATTTGAAAACTTAGGTGTAGGTAGTTATGGATTTTCAAGAGCTTTCGATCATGTTTTTACAGTATCGCCAGACGATCAGAGAAGAATTGCCAGAGATCCAAGTACAGGGCTTCCATTAGTTAGCGATTTAACATCAGGCGGATTAACCTTATCTACTACTAAAAACGTTCATCCTTTAGTGCACTTTTTAGAAAGATCCAGAACCAAAAAGAAATTAGCTTTAAATGCATCTTCTTACTTTGATGTTGAATTGGCTAAAGGTCTTAATTTCAGACAGACTATTTCAGGTGTTTTTAGACATAATAAGACGAATGAGGCCGACTTTTTATTTGGTCAGGAAAATAGAGAACAAGAATCTTACCGTTTAGAACGAAGAGATGAAGTAAATCAGTATGCCTTTGAGTCTATTCTTAAATATAAGAAAGATTTTGGCAAACATAATTTTAATACTGTATTAGGGTTTGAGTATACGCAAAGAGATTTTTATAGACAAGAATCTGAAGCGGTAGGCTTTACAGACGATTTTAATAACAATATCTCCATTGCAGATGGGGGGACAACATTTACCAATAATGGAACAGATAAGCTAGTTTCATATTTTGGAAGACTAGATTATAATTATGATGAGAAATACCTGTTCCAGGTATCTGCTCGTACCGATGGTAGTACCAGATTTGGTTCAAATACAAGGTTCGGATTCTTTCCTGCAGCTTCTGTAGGTTGGGTTGTAACTAACGAAGATTTCTTACCAGCAAACGAAATTGTAACGTTTTTAAAATTAAGAGCTAGTTATGGTATCTCAGGTTCTAATGAGATCTCTAACAATATATTCGATTCACTTTACAGATTCGAAGAAACATTCAGTACCATTGGTTATAATGGAGGAACAGGAGTTAAAGGAGTAACCTTAGCGAATCAAAATTTAGGTTGGGAAAAATTAATAGAGTTTAACCCTGGTTTAGATGTTACATTTGGTAGAGGTGTTTTAAGCTTAAAAGCCGATTACTATACAAGAACAAGTGAAGACTTAATTCTTTTTGCCCCAGTAGCCGCCACTTATGGTACAGATAACTGGTTACAGAATATAGGAGAAGTTAAAAATGAGGGTATAGAACTGGAATTGAGCTCTAGAATTTTCGCTAACGAAAATGCTAGCTGGAGAGCGTCAGGTCAATTCTCTTTAAACAGGAATGAAGTGGTTAGTTTAGGAAATAACCAACAAATTATCTCTAGAATTGATCAGGATACCAGACCTACGGAATTTATAGCACGAGTAGGACAGCCGATAACTTCTTTTTACGGTTGGGTTTACGAAAAGGAGATTCCGTTAGAGTGGGTAGACAATCCATTTAATAGGTTTAACAATGATTTTGCTGATGTTTACGTAAAAGATTTGAATAATGATGGGGTTATTGATGATGAAGATAGAACAGAATTAGGTAGTCCATACCCTGATTTTGTATGGGGATTCAATTCAGATTTTACGTTTCGCGAGTTCGATTTTTCATTTCAATGGCAAGGATCTCATGGAGCCGAAGTTAGGGTTGCCGATTTAGATCAGTTGTACTTTGCCAGTGAATCGGCTGTAAATGAAGTTTCCAATTTCCCAGACAGAGATTTAACAGTTCATAGAAGATTTACAAACGATCATATACAAGATGCTTCTTATGTAACTTTAAGAAATGTAACATTAGGGTATACGTTGCCAGAGTTAGTTACTTCAAAGCTTAACATAGATAGACTAAGATTGTATATGACGGGTGAGAACTTACTCTTCTTTACCGCTAAAGGTTACGAAGGGTTTAACCCAGATGCTGCTGGTCAAACGTCAGATAATGCTAATACACCACTAACAGCAGGTTATCAAAGAGGTGATGGGCCAGTGGTTAGAACAATTTCAGCAGGGATTAACTTACAATTTTAA
- a CDS encoding T9SS type A sorting domain-containing protein, with amino-acid sequence MKTQLLLLLLCVSALGYSQVQPTVHNATFDKIPKSAGTDCSCSGWINKDIADQAESSTSNSNDVVKFDDFESDGIYQEVAVVANSDYTLDLDYTYKIDPTTTMHVEIIILKGSGYEGGYTPAYDVPADAAQEGFGYSTVAAVEMAANQLARTLVTPPGNTNTNAITQLTFNTGSETSIAIFIRAVGPYDAGSHGDSGKDKGWMNGDSEIRMDNLVLANTTTLSAEDFLASKFKVHPNPVEEVLTINADNIEVSSVKIYNILGKEVYGQKGLSNSNINVSSLSSGMYLLRIATENSSLTQKIVVK; translated from the coding sequence ATGAAAACACAATTACTTTTATTATTGCTTTGTGTGTCTGCTTTGGGGTATTCTCAAGTGCAACCAACTGTACATAATGCTACTTTTGACAAAATTCCTAAATCTGCAGGTACTGATTGTTCTTGTTCTGGATGGATCAATAAAGACATTGCTGACCAAGCAGAATCCTCTACGTCGAATAGTAACGATGTAGTGAAATTTGATGACTTTGAGTCTGATGGTATTTATCAAGAAGTTGCTGTTGTTGCTAATAGTGATTACACATTAGATTTAGATTACACCTACAAAATAGACCCAACGACAACAATGCATGTTGAAATTATAATACTAAAGGGTAGTGGGTATGAAGGAGGATATACACCTGCATATGATGTGCCAGCTGATGCTGCTCAGGAAGGATTTGGTTACAGTACCGTTGCAGCCGTTGAGATGGCTGCGAACCAGCTTGCAAGAACCCTTGTAACACCTCCAGGAAACACAAATACTAATGCGATCACGCAGTTAACATTCAATACTGGGTCTGAGACTAGTATAGCTATATTTATTAGAGCTGTAGGACCTTACGATGCTGGATCCCACGGAGATTCGGGTAAAGATAAAGGTTGGATGAATGGAGATTCAGAGATTAGAATGGATAATTTGGTTTTAGCTAATACAACAACGCTTTCAGCTGAAGATTTTCTTGCCTCAAAATTTAAAGTACACCCTAACCCAGTTGAAGAAGTATTAACAATAAACGCTGATAATATTGAAGTGTCATCTGTTAAAATTTACAACATATTAGGAAAAGAAGTTTACGGACAAAAAGGTTTATCAAATAGTAATATTAATGTTTCAAGCCTTAGTTCTGGAATGTATTTATTAAGAATAGCTACAGAAAATAGTAGTTTAACTCAAAAAATAGTTGTTAAGTAA
- a CDS encoding chondroitinase-B domain-containing protein → MKKITLHWLLLFSISVIGQTTYNITDPEDLENNVYVAGDEIILANGVYSTDERIDFVGMGTADNPIVFRAESPGGVIFTGGLRMNVGGEYLVIDGFYWNGGEGVNNHIQFRNGTDYARYCTIQNCTINGLEPEPDDPTTIDDDESTSKHRWVVLYGQYNNVINCSFLNKRSPGALVLVELSYNFDNGEATAGHQIINNYFYNYEKRDPATQNAGDSETIRVGASNYQAFNANVNVEGNYFNKSDGENEIITNKSANNIYKNNTFRACRGSLVLRHGANATVEGNYFLGENVEGTGGVRISDSGHTISNNYFQDLINENEQAQWNNGITFLGGSETSGGSSNGYQKTENVLITHNSFYNVHSPLYFNTSKGSTDPIGTFTNNLFYTTLTTIITGDFSDLGSGLTFGNNVYQGTTLGATLSATQFNSGTIGFAADGETFLPSDSGDAANNAIVTTPEIAFDITGLNRPSTGKDIGASEVSGATGTASFSPHADSDVGDSVGSCFIGAQGVLLTVTTCTIASVETLYVSDLSEFGIDGGSQNTTVTANIDWNVETSDSWITTDVSSGSGSATVAVTVTENTNVTERTGHVTFTKVGGTLSRVLSVTQAAPDITELYDLINTGLAGDPVTIHSFSKEEVNGTTKFNYAANTLDKDNGTVWAADDGSIVSGDYKGDGEYIIYDLGDEYNLDLVRFSTTNKSDPFGFQVWVSTTGTDSGDFTMALPTTGDLLLTATSTTDFNQYEVTANARYIKLIGYGRFNSAGDTRKSVWNAVGEIEFYGTQSSLSTKDIDHTEISIFPVPAKDVINIRTSGLNINKINVYSLDGRLVMNKDVTTPKSQIILNISSLLNGPYLINFSNDSGLRESKMIIISR, encoded by the coding sequence ATGAAAAAAATTACCCTACATTGGCTATTACTATTCTCTATATCAGTAATAGGACAAACAACTTACAACATCACCGACCCCGAAGATCTAGAGAACAATGTATATGTAGCAGGAGATGAAATTATATTAGCAAATGGCGTTTATAGCACCGATGAACGCATAGACTTCGTTGGTATGGGTACAGCCGATAACCCAATTGTTTTTAGAGCAGAATCACCAGGCGGTGTAATTTTTACCGGAGGCCTTAGGATGAATGTAGGAGGTGAATATTTAGTTATAGATGGCTTTTACTGGAATGGAGGAGAGGGTGTTAATAACCATATCCAGTTTAGAAATGGTACCGATTATGCAAGATATTGTACAATACAAAATTGTACAATCAATGGGCTAGAACCCGAGCCAGACGATCCAACAACTATAGATGATGATGAATCTACCTCTAAACATAGATGGGTAGTCTTGTACGGGCAATATAATAACGTAATTAATTGTTCTTTTTTAAACAAGCGATCTCCCGGAGCCTTGGTATTGGTTGAGCTTTCGTATAATTTTGATAACGGAGAAGCTACCGCTGGACATCAAATAATAAACAATTATTTTTATAATTACGAAAAAAGAGATCCCGCCACTCAAAACGCTGGAGATAGTGAAACTATTAGGGTAGGAGCAAGTAACTATCAAGCATTTAATGCAAATGTAAATGTAGAGGGAAATTATTTTAATAAATCGGATGGAGAGAATGAAATAATAACAAACAAGAGTGCAAATAACATATATAAAAACAATACGTTTAGAGCATGTAGAGGCTCTTTAGTATTGAGGCATGGTGCAAACGCTACGGTTGAAGGAAATTATTTTTTAGGAGAAAATGTAGAAGGAACTGGTGGTGTTCGAATTTCCGATAGTGGTCACACCATATCAAATAATTACTTTCAAGATTTAATAAATGAAAATGAGCAAGCCCAATGGAACAATGGTATTACATTTTTAGGAGGGTCTGAGACTTCAGGAGGAAGCTCAAATGGTTATCAAAAAACAGAAAATGTTTTAATAACCCATAATTCATTTTACAACGTACATTCACCATTGTATTTTAATACAAGTAAAGGAAGTACCGATCCTATTGGCACATTCACTAACAATTTGTTTTATACTACGCTAACTACCATAATTACTGGGGATTTTAGCGATCTAGGTTCTGGATTAACTTTTGGAAATAATGTTTATCAAGGTACTACTTTAGGAGCAACGTTATCTGCTACCCAATTTAATTCAGGAACTATTGGATTTGCTGCAGATGGAGAAACGTTTTTACCTTCAGATTCAGGAGATGCTGCTAATAATGCTATCGTTACAACTCCAGAAATAGCATTCGATATCACAGGATTGAACAGACCAAGTACAGGCAAGGATATAGGTGCTAGCGAAGTATCTGGGGCAACAGGTACCGCTTCGTTTTCACCGCATGCTGATAGTGATGTGGGAGATTCTGTTGGAAGTTGTTTTATTGGGGCTCAAGGTGTTTTGCTAACTGTTACTACTTGTACCATAGCTTCTGTTGAGACTTTATATGTTTCCGATCTTTCCGAATTTGGTATAGATGGCGGTAGCCAGAACACAACAGTAACAGCTAATATAGATTGGAATGTTGAAACTAGCGATTCCTGGATAACAACCGATGTTAGCTCCGGATCGGGATCTGCAACAGTAGCTGTAACTGTAACTGAAAACACAAACGTAACCGAAAGAACGGGGCATGTTACTTTTACTAAAGTAGGAGGTACACTATCCAGGGTTTTAAGTGTAACACAAGCAGCTCCAGATATTACAGAATTATACGATCTTATTAACACGGGTTTAGCTGGAGATCCTGTAACAATTCATTCTTTTTCAAAAGAAGAAGTAAATGGTACAACTAAATTTAATTATGCAGCAAATACGCTAGACAAAGATAACGGAACTGTTTGGGCGGCAGATGATGGTTCTATTGTCTCGGGAGATTATAAGGGTGATGGCGAATATATAATTTATGATTTAGGTGATGAATACAATCTAGATTTAGTTCGATTCAGCACAACTAACAAATCAGATCCTTTCGGTTTCCAAGTATGGGTTTCAACAACTGGAACAGATTCTGGAGATTTTACTATGGCATTACCAACTACAGGAGATTTGTTATTAACGGCAACTAGTACAACAGATTTTAATCAATATGAAGTTACTGCAAATGCTCGTTATATAAAATTAATAGGCTACGGAAGATTTAATAGTGCTGGAGATACTAGAAAAAGTGTTTGGAATGCCGTGGGAGAAATAGAATTTTACGGTACCCAAAGCAGTTTATCAACTAAAGATATAGACCATACAGAAATATCAATATTTCCAGTACCCGCAAAAGATGTTATCAATATTAGAACTTCAGGACTTAATATAAATAAAATTAATGTTTATAGCTTAGATGGTAGACTCGTAATGAATAAGGATGTAACGACTCCTAAATCACAGATTATCCTCAATATTTCGTCTCTGTTAAACGGACCCTATCTTATTAATTTTTCTAATGATAGTGGTTTACGCGAATCTAAAATGATAATTATTTCACGTTAA
- a CDS encoding RagB/SusD family nutrient uptake outer membrane protein — protein sequence MKIYKYLFLLLVSLSIVGCSDLEEEPVGLLAPEGFFQTTDDIQTAVNGAFTAGINEKFWGRKLSIALMLRSDMVDLASSQTRRVEHDELTTLASNGMISEFWPKTYQGIAAANQAIAGAEDVDTDENVKNPITAQAYFARAFYYFHLVRLFGDIPYIDAPITDADAIASISKTSAAEVYNNIISDLQYAKTWLPNTTASRAIPSKGAASSYLALVYLTQGEWQKAFDEAKEVIDNAGTYQYELDSNFQNLFNAEVIDSSKEPIFALDYNNVEADNNAYDQIAPMTGIRGDDRNSGGGWSVAVPTLAVYTTWDAGDYRRAVSMDDEASIKGAVVDYTNFTVSGHEHAKNNPYIAKYTRYPGAFARGNARATSHNYSMIRYAEVLLIAAEAAVELGDNASALNYINQVRARARMGGTTKTGADVPVTVAPSAVPADLAGTVTVEDVLEERRLELAFECKRWYDIARRKMGGAPYNVFSASGLEGEKPNFTPDDYLLPLPEDELERNPNLLPQNDGY from the coding sequence ATGAAAATATATAAATATTTATTCCTATTGTTGGTAAGTTTATCAATAGTTGGATGTTCAGATTTAGAAGAAGAGCCTGTAGGTTTACTGGCCCCAGAAGGGTTTTTTCAAACTACTGATGATATACAAACAGCTGTAAATGGTGCTTTTACTGCTGGTATCAATGAAAAATTTTGGGGTAGAAAACTATCAATAGCATTAATGTTACGTTCTGATATGGTGGATCTTGCATCTAGCCAAACAAGACGGGTAGAGCATGACGAATTAACTACTTTAGCTAGTAATGGAATGATTAGTGAGTTTTGGCCAAAAACGTATCAAGGAATTGCTGCAGCTAATCAAGCTATAGCTGGAGCAGAGGATGTAGATACAGATGAAAATGTTAAAAACCCTATAACTGCCCAAGCTTATTTTGCAAGAGCATTTTACTATTTTCATTTAGTAAGACTGTTTGGAGATATTCCTTATATTGATGCACCAATAACTGATGCAGATGCAATAGCTTCTATTAGTAAAACATCAGCAGCAGAAGTCTATAATAATATTATTTCAGACTTACAATATGCGAAAACGTGGTTACCAAACACCACAGCATCAAGAGCTATACCTTCCAAGGGAGCTGCTAGTTCTTATTTAGCTTTGGTATATTTAACTCAAGGAGAATGGCAAAAAGCTTTTGATGAAGCTAAAGAGGTGATCGACAATGCAGGGACTTACCAGTATGAATTAGATTCGAATTTCCAAAACTTATTTAATGCAGAAGTCATAGACAGCTCTAAAGAACCCATATTCGCATTAGATTATAATAATGTTGAGGCCGATAATAATGCTTATGATCAAATAGCTCCAATGACAGGTATTAGAGGAGATGATAGAAATAGTGGTGGTGGATGGTCTGTAGCAGTTCCTACGCTTGCAGTGTATACTACATGGGATGCAGGAGATTACAGAAGAGCCGTTAGTATGGATGATGAAGCATCAATTAAAGGTGCGGTTGTAGATTATACTAACTTTACTGTAAGTGGACATGAGCATGCCAAAAACAACCCATACATTGCAAAATATACGCGTTATCCAGGGGCATTTGCTCGCGGGAATGCTAGGGCAACAAGTCATAATTATTCTATGATACGTTATGCTGAGGTATTGTTAATTGCAGCAGAAGCAGCTGTAGAGCTTGGAGATAATGCATCTGCTCTAAACTATATCAATCAGGTAAGAGCTAGAGCAAGAATGGGTGGTACAACTAAGACCGGAGCGGATGTTCCAGTAACGGTAGCTCCTAGTGCTGTACCAGCAGACCTTGCAGGAACCGTTACAGTTGAAGATGTATTGGAAGAGCGCAGATTAGAGCTAGCTTTTGAATGTAAAAGGTGGTATGACATAGCTAGAAGGAAAATGGGAGGTGCTCCTTATAATGTATTTAGTGCTTCTGGTTTAGAAGGGGAAAAACCCAATTTTACTCCAGACGATTATTTATTACCATTACCAGAAGATGAGTTAGAGAGAAACCCTAACTTGTTACCTCAAAATGATGGTTACTAA